A section of the bacterium genome encodes:
- a CDS encoding matrixin family metalloprotease, with translation MPRTFGSRVRPAVFGLFLLMAAAPAASALAAESAPVLASHELIGSYVDQLVLENLQELTGLRLDTSCIENAELAVCIHPDTSPEKFRELLARLPQLPPQEDGGRYVRQTRIFVTATDGSTGVVGDPITVTYSFLPDGVYIPPGAGEPGSNSSLYARLNALFGSEAVWKPIFAACFARWGEFIGITYVEVSDDGAAFGANGLLGARGDVRIGMHPIDGVNGILAYNYFPTPGGGGSDMVLDYAEGWANANLDYRFIRNVVMHEHGHGHGLGHEGPINQTKLMEAAYTAAFYGVRDDDIRGGMRNYGDFAERDNAYNTANALGSFTGQVTIENHSLTEMNDTDWYSFSTPVGSLFDIYLQAVGSYYILDSIGGGIYTNQIMDLGFEIRSGATGSTVLLAQNASAIGVQETLIDYSLPAGSYFIKITRHSGNDVQRYKLILDLTWDDLTSVPAESPALGQLGLALHPNPFNPKTTARFHAPAAGPVQLEVFDLQGRLLRSFAETAAGPGWLSVSWDGRDAAGQAVPSGVYFLRASAGGLSEVARGALLK, from the coding sequence ATGCCCCGCACTTTCGGCTCCCGCGTACGCCCGGCGGTCTTCGGGCTGTTCCTGCTCATGGCCGCCGCGCCCGCGGCCAGCGCCCTGGCGGCGGAGTCCGCGCCCGTCCTGGCGAGCCACGAGCTGATCGGCAGTTACGTTGACCAGCTCGTGCTCGAGAACCTGCAGGAGCTCACCGGCCTGCGCCTCGACACGAGCTGTATCGAGAACGCCGAGCTGGCCGTCTGCATCCACCCGGACACCTCGCCCGAGAAGTTCCGCGAACTGCTGGCCCGCCTGCCGCAGCTCCCTCCCCAGGAGGACGGCGGCCGCTACGTCCGGCAGACGCGCATCTTCGTCACGGCGACGGACGGCTCGACTGGCGTGGTCGGCGACCCGATCACCGTCACCTACAGCTTCCTGCCGGACGGCGTCTACATTCCTCCCGGCGCCGGCGAACCGGGCAGCAACAGCTCGCTCTACGCCAGGCTGAACGCCCTCTTCGGCAGCGAGGCGGTCTGGAAGCCGATCTTCGCCGCCTGCTTCGCGCGCTGGGGCGAGTTCATCGGCATCACCTACGTCGAGGTCAGCGACGACGGCGCCGCCTTCGGCGCCAACGGCCTCCTCGGCGCTCGCGGCGACGTGCGCATCGGCATGCACCCCATCGACGGCGTGAACGGCATCCTCGCCTACAACTACTTCCCCACACCCGGCGGCGGCGGCAGTGACATGGTGCTCGACTACGCTGAGGGCTGGGCCAACGCGAACTTGGACTACCGCTTCATCCGCAATGTGGTGATGCACGAGCACGGCCACGGCCACGGTCTCGGGCACGAGGGTCCGATCAACCAGACCAAGCTGATGGAGGCTGCCTACACGGCTGCCTTCTACGGCGTTCGCGACGACGACATCCGCGGCGGCATGCGCAACTACGGCGACTTCGCCGAGCGCGACAACGCCTACAACACGGCCAACGCCCTGGGCAGCTTCACGGGCCAGGTCACGATCGAGAACCACAGCCTGACCGAGATGAACGACACCGACTGGTACTCCTTCAGCACGCCCGTCGGCAGCCTCTTCGACATCTACCTGCAGGCCGTGGGCTCCTACTACATCCTCGACTCGATCGGGGGCGGGATCTACACGAACCAGATCATGGACCTCGGCTTCGAGATCCGCTCCGGCGCCACCGGCAGCACCGTCCTGCTCGCGCAGAACGCCTCGGCGATCGGCGTCCAGGAGACCCTGATCGACTACTCGCTGCCGGCGGGCAGCTACTTCATCAAGATCACGCGGCACAGCGGCAACGACGTGCAGCGCTACAAGCTGATCCTGGACCTGACCTGGGATGACCTGACGTCGGTGCCCGCCGAGTCGCCGGCGCTCGGCCAGCTCGGCCTCGCCCTGCATCCGAACCCCTTCAATCCGAAGACCACGGCGCGCTTCCACGCTCCGGCGGCCGGCCCGGTCCAGCTCGAGGTCTTCGACCTGCAGGGTCGCCTGCTGCGCAGCTTCGCGGAGACGGCCGCGGGGCCCGGGTGGCTCAGCGTGAGCTGGGACGGCCGCGACGCCGCCGGCCAGGCCGTGCCCAGCGGGGTCTACTTCCTGCGCGCCAGCGCCGGGGGCCTCAGCGAGGTCGCCCGCGGGGCGCTGCTGAAGTAA
- a CDS encoding matrixin family metalloprotease, whose protein sequence is MLARSRLALAGALLTLLASALPASAAGETPYLNQSAIQMVERMAAQIVASDLQRFYGIDPAATCVQTAERSFCLAPDTPPEVVEELLRKLPTWIEPEGDRYNRVDRWSLTASGFSGILGDPVILTYSFLPDGTYIPSEDENSSLFARLNAQFGGNTEAWKQIFRDCFARWAFFVGLHYVEEVDDGAAFPDTWGVLGVRGDIRIGMANIDGPSNVLAYNYYPASGGDMVLDWSENWGDAGTDYRFFRNVVMHEHGHGHGLGHIEASNRQLMEPYYDPVIYGPQDDDIRGGMRNYGFYLEKNSTAADATLWGTLPEGPLQQENVSVTASSDSDYFKFTIASGMLLDVVMTPVGSFYVVDGVQVWTNQIMDLGFELRASDGVTVLTTANAGGLGVVETITDFELTAGDYYLRVRRYSGNDVQRYRLNIDLTQISTAVGEAAVPARGLGLSVFPTPFNPKTTARFYVREAGSVSLEIFNVQGRRIQGFRQEAAGNAWVQVSWNGQDETGSPAPSGLYFLRATSGGESETVRALLLK, encoded by the coding sequence ATGCTCGCACGCTCCCGCCTCGCGCTGGCCGGCGCCCTGCTGACGCTGCTGGCCTCGGCGCTGCCGGCTTCCGCCGCCGGCGAGACCCCCTACCTCAATCAGAGCGCGATCCAGATGGTCGAGAGGATGGCGGCGCAGATCGTCGCCAGCGACCTGCAGCGCTTCTACGGCATCGACCCAGCGGCCACCTGCGTGCAGACGGCCGAGCGCTCCTTCTGCCTCGCGCCGGACACCCCGCCCGAGGTCGTCGAGGAGCTGCTGCGCAAGCTGCCCACCTGGATCGAGCCCGAGGGTGACCGCTACAACCGCGTGGACCGCTGGAGCCTGACGGCCAGCGGCTTCTCGGGCATCCTCGGCGACCCGGTGATCCTCACCTACAGCTTCCTGCCCGACGGCACCTACATCCCGTCCGAGGACGAGAACAGCTCGCTCTTCGCGCGCCTGAACGCTCAGTTCGGCGGCAACACCGAGGCCTGGAAGCAGATCTTCCGCGACTGCTTCGCCCGCTGGGCCTTCTTCGTCGGCCTGCACTACGTCGAGGAGGTCGACGATGGCGCCGCCTTCCCGGACACCTGGGGCGTCCTCGGCGTGCGCGGCGACATCCGCATCGGCATGGCCAACATCGACGGCCCGAGCAACGTGCTGGCCTACAACTACTACCCGGCCTCGGGCGGCGACATGGTCCTGGACTGGAGCGAGAACTGGGGTGACGCCGGCACCGACTACCGCTTCTTCCGCAACGTGGTGATGCACGAGCACGGCCACGGCCACGGTCTCGGCCACATCGAGGCCAGCAACCGCCAGCTGATGGAGCCCTACTACGATCCCGTCATCTACGGCCCGCAGGACGACGACATCCGCGGCGGCATGCGCAACTACGGCTTTTATCTGGAGAAGAACAGCACCGCCGCCGATGCGACGCTCTGGGGCACGCTGCCCGAGGGGCCGTTGCAGCAGGAGAACGTTTCGGTGACCGCCTCCAGCGACAGTGACTACTTCAAGTTCACCATCGCCAGCGGCATGCTGCTGGACGTGGTCATGACGCCGGTGGGCTCCTTCTACGTCGTCGACGGCGTCCAGGTCTGGACCAACCAGATCATGGACCTCGGCTTCGAGCTGCGCGCCAGCGACGGTGTGACGGTGCTCACCACCGCCAACGCCGGCGGCCTCGGCGTCGTCGAGACCATCACCGACTTCGAGCTGACGGCCGGCGACTACTACCTGCGCGTGCGCCGCTACAGCGGCAACGACGTCCAGCGCTACCGCCTGAACATCGATCTCACCCAGATCAGCACGGCGGTGGGTGAGGCGGCGGTGCCGGCGCGGGGCCTTGGCCTGAGCGTCTTCCCGACGCCCTTCAATCCGAAGACCACGGCGCGTTTCTACGTGCGCGAGGCGGGCAGCGTCAGCCTGGAGATCTTCAACGTTCAGGGCCGCCGCATCCAGGGCTTCCGGCAGGAGGCGGCCGGCAACGCCTGGGTGCAAGTGAGCTGGAACGGCCAGGACGAGACCGGCAGTCCGGCGCCCAGCGGCCTCTACTTCCTCCGCGCCACGAGCGGCGGCGAGAGCGAGACCGTACGCGCTCTGCTTCTCAAGTAG